GGCGATGGCTTGGGTTTGGTCCAGGCCCGCCATGGCCGTGCTCTGGGCGGCTTCCAGAATCTCCTGGCCGGTTTGGGTGCGCAGCGTGTTCAGTTTTTCTAGTTCCTTCCAGTTGGCCAGGGTCGCGTCCATGCTGGTTTTGTAGGTCAGGGCCGCTTGGTGGATGGCTTCGATTTGTTTGAGATTGTCCTCATGACGGGTCATTGTTCGCAAATTTTCCAGCATGGTCACGATGCCCGGGATCAGCCGCAGCCCTT
Above is a genomic segment from Deltaproteobacteria bacterium containing:
- a CDS encoding chemotaxis protein; amino-acid sequence: MTRHEDNLKQIEAIHQAALTYKTSMDATLANWKELEKLNTLRTQTGQEILEAAQSTAMAGLDQTQAIADTAEANLSRASTIMIGGLGLGVLIGILTAILLTRAITVPVYKGV